A genomic segment from Rickettsia endosymbiont of Lasioglossum villosulum encodes:
- the secE gene encoding preprotein translocase subunit SecE, producing the protein MFKEYKIYKFFEQVKQEAYKVVWPTKKELTASTLVVILAVFVFSLICLVLDYGIHNIIQILLNIGK; encoded by the coding sequence ATGTTTAAAGAATATAAAATATACAAGTTTTTTGAACAAGTTAAACAAGAAGCTTATAAAGTAGTTTGGCCCACTAAAAAAGAGTTAACTGCTTCGACTTTAGTAGTCATATTAGCGGTTTTTGTTTTTAGCCTAATTTGTTTAGTGCTCGATTATGGTATACATAATATAATACAAATTTTACTTAACATCGGTAAATAA